The Fulvivirga ligni genome window below encodes:
- a CDS encoding TraB/GumN family protein, producing MKTKLSFIIIFFVPFIMKAQESSLLYKITGPEVDKPSYIYGTIHMMCPDQFDMSEPVKEAFSNTKTLVMELDMDDPAMMPEMQKFSVNPGMKNISDQFSQVQLDSLNAVLKRSYGATMAQFGVMKPFVIMSMLMPSLLDCPQVASYEQEFLKMAKEKEMAVEGLESIEFQMSLFDAIPAEDQIEWIDDMLMNREKSVEDFDKMVARYQEHDLEGLFKLIIENPQYESHMESLLYDRNAAWVPLIIEKIKAVPTFFAVGAGHLASDKGVLALLKKEGYTVEPVKL from the coding sequence ATGAAAACAAAATTAAGTTTTATTATTATTTTCTTCGTGCCTTTCATAATGAAGGCTCAAGAGTCGTCTTTACTTTATAAAATTACTGGACCTGAGGTGGATAAACCATCATACATCTATGGTACTATTCACATGATGTGTCCAGATCAGTTTGATATGAGTGAGCCTGTAAAAGAGGCTTTTTCGAATACCAAAACATTAGTGATGGAGCTGGATATGGATGATCCCGCCATGATGCCTGAAATGCAGAAGTTCTCTGTTAATCCTGGTATGAAGAATATTTCTGATCAGTTTTCCCAAGTTCAGCTAGATAGCTTAAATGCTGTGCTCAAAAGATCTTACGGTGCTACTATGGCTCAGTTTGGTGTAATGAAACCCTTCGTTATTATGTCTATGCTTATGCCATCGTTACTAGATTGCCCTCAGGTGGCCTCATATGAGCAGGAGTTTCTAAAAATGGCTAAAGAGAAGGAAATGGCTGTGGAAGGACTTGAGTCTATTGAATTTCAGATGTCACTCTTTGATGCCATACCGGCTGAAGATCAGATAGAATGGATTGATGATATGTTGATGAACCGAGAGAAAAGCGTGGAGGATTTTGATAAGATGGTGGCCCGTTATCAGGAGCATGATCTGGAAGGACTTTTCAAGCTTATCATTGAAAATCCGCAATACGAAAGCCATATGGAGTCTTTATTATATGATAGAAATGCCGCGTGGGTGCCGTTGATTATTGAGAAGATAAAAGCGGTGCCTACTTTCTTTGCTGTGGGAGCGGGACATCTTGCTTCTGATAAGGGTGTGCTGGCCTTATTGAAAAAAGAAGGTTATACGGTAGAGCCCGTAAAACTATAA
- a CDS encoding FKBP-type peptidyl-prolyl cis-trans isomerase: MYSNDVYRYGRRAAGIFIIICIGLLLHSCSDDSDLAVQMDADNSRISNYLAENNISAVRDGSGVYYEVLETNPQGEAVNNDDVLSIAYSIKTLDGELLEESYDSASTLIFHNFQSVVPIGLDYGLGLMRVGEKFRFYIPSTLAYNSYSNSLFETSTNFIAEVTLLSIQSKTDIYNHELDLIRNYLFQEQIIDDGEAYQQDLFYREMEKGTGKTPNSNSMVSINFTRKYLDGTIIERTDSSPVTFQLNTGQAVKGLEMGILKMQEGGKAMIVMPSKLGFGESLQVLPKKIRADLLKENLIYSTVAPFSPLIYEVELVKVQ, from the coding sequence ATGTACTCAAATGATGTTTATAGGTATGGAAGAAGAGCAGCAGGAATATTCATTATTATCTGCATAGGCCTCCTTCTCCATTCATGTAGTGACGATTCTGACTTAGCAGTTCAGATGGATGCTGATAACTCCAGAATTTCAAACTATTTAGCAGAAAATAACATTTCAGCAGTAAGAGATGGTAGCGGTGTTTATTATGAAGTATTAGAAACTAACCCACAAGGTGAGGCAGTAAACAATGACGATGTATTGTCTATAGCCTACTCGATCAAAACCCTGGATGGTGAATTATTAGAGGAGTCTTATGACTCGGCAAGCACACTTATTTTCCACAACTTTCAAAGTGTAGTACCCATAGGCCTGGACTACGGCTTAGGTCTTATGCGAGTGGGAGAAAAGTTTAGATTCTACATTCCTTCTACTTTGGCTTACAATTCTTATTCAAACAGCCTTTTTGAAACCAGCACTAATTTCATTGCTGAGGTAACTTTATTGAGCATTCAAAGCAAAACTGATATCTACAATCATGAGCTGGACTTGATAAGAAACTACCTCTTTCAAGAGCAAATTATTGATGATGGTGAGGCCTATCAGCAAGATCTCTTCTATAGAGAGATGGAGAAAGGAACTGGAAAAACACCGAACAGCAACAGTATGGTAAGCATCAACTTCACCAGAAAGTATTTAGATGGCACCATTATAGAGCGAACAGACTCCTCACCCGTAACTTTTCAGCTAAATACAGGACAAGCTGTAAAGGGACTTGAAATGGGAATATTGAAGATGCAAGAAGGTGGCAAAGCCATGATCGTGATGCCTTCTAAATTAGGCTTTGGCGAAAGCCTTCAGGTGCTTCCTAAAAAAATCAGGGCAGATTTATTAAAAGAAAATCTGATCTATTCCACGGTAGCGCCATTTTCTCCACTCATTTATGAGGTGGAGTTAGTGAAAGTTCAGTAA
- a CDS encoding sulfotransferase family protein — protein sequence MDKNLLPDFLIIGAGKCGTTSVDNYLKQHPSIFVTAFKEPNFFGFEMVKPEDFDDPNELKYYQDHSITDLKSYQDLYKEAEPGQIKGETSNTYLYHETAPERIKHYVPDVKMIAIFRQPAERLYSRYLHLARVDQLPTPTFEGVLDKSTIWWERNDLVKEGFYYKNLSKFYDHFDKDQIKVVLFEDLKKDPQGIIQSIAEFVGADGSFEFDLSVEYNKSGFIKNKFYDKMIGQNSIIKKGIKSMVPTSAFEKLKSNPWLRKKFTDITDKNLVRPKLEPELKQKVTDIYRADIQQLAKLINRDLSHWL from the coding sequence ATGGATAAGAACCTTTTACCCGATTTTTTAATTATTGGTGCCGGAAAATGCGGTACTACCTCAGTAGATAATTATCTAAAACAGCATCCTTCAATATTTGTAACCGCTTTTAAGGAACCTAATTTCTTTGGTTTTGAGATGGTTAAACCTGAAGATTTTGATGATCCTAATGAGCTAAAATATTATCAGGATCATTCTATCACTGATTTGAAATCATACCAGGATCTATATAAAGAAGCTGAGCCCGGGCAAATAAAAGGAGAAACGTCTAACACTTATCTTTATCATGAAACGGCGCCAGAAAGGATAAAGCATTATGTACCTGATGTGAAAATGATAGCGATTTTCAGGCAACCGGCAGAGAGATTATATTCCCGCTACCTACACCTGGCCAGAGTAGACCAGCTACCCACACCTACTTTCGAAGGAGTGTTAGATAAAAGCACTATATGGTGGGAGAGAAATGACCTGGTAAAGGAAGGGTTTTATTATAAAAACCTGAGCAAATTCTACGATCACTTTGACAAAGACCAAATTAAAGTAGTCTTGTTTGAAGATCTTAAGAAAGACCCACAAGGTATTATCCAAAGTATTGCAGAATTTGTGGGGGCTGATGGGAGTTTTGAATTTGACCTTTCTGTAGAATATAATAAATCAGGCTTCATAAAAAATAAGTTTTATGACAAGATGATTGGCCAAAACAGCATTATTAAAAAAGGAATAAAAAGCATGGTGCCAACCAGTGCCTTTGAAAAGCTAAAGAGCAATCCATGGCTGAGAAAGAAATTCACAGATATTACTGACAAAAATCTGGTACGTCCCAAATTAGAACCAGAGCTTAAGCAGAAAGTAACTGATATTTATAGAGCAGATATTCAGCAACTTGCTAAGCTAATAAACAGAGACCTTAGTCACTGGCTATAA
- a CDS encoding T9SS type A sorting domain-containing protein encodes MRKLVLMLLITVTSVVKGQVIWEENFDDLGDNQQSDAGATAWTTTQPVGNSPYKVFQTQTYPGVGRVFIANDTGNEGIWTSEVIDISSYSEVALEAFLGVYWANTTDYVRAYYQLDGGPEVMFGEMMGLPNFQTQSAASAIVSGSTLRIIVRALDTNTGSYYGYPRMLGFDNIKVSKITYIYSRQSGNWNDTNSWSTIGYGGTSCGCTPNSDTHAFVGNGNTINMNVGGQSAGVTVEGSGHIQYTGNNSLNIIRGGVLEVNSAGDILKNGNNGASVTFATYSYNVRVDGTLNVGSITVDGAHFALSGSGNVNLSGSLTFNNLNGHSISNGITGGLTIGSELLFNSNSANFSMVNSGKMTVTNRIRFENTQVAIINSGTLTTGSNGILVSNSDDDGNSITNSGTLTFGTMNLNNADFTINNSGTLNQTGSFTNVDASNTVFNNLTNGTWNYSGSATTTKMNLAAANNNFYFSRSGNQTIFTPSNGSYYNLFVSGTGTKTATSTITVRDNLSISGANLDMTNNGYGLNIGGDWTVSTSSDLFIQRNGTVTFNGTGTQTIRTANGTETFNNLTIDKSSGALVLDAPSTNIAVAGTLALNNGQLNLNGRSISITNGSPSAITRTNGYIRSESTIYPYSPISWSVGNATGDFTFPFGKSDSEYIPFNFSITGAGGGATTVSVATYGTGADNNPYPNGVSSLEGEEGVNLSSEVVDRFWQIDVTGSPTATVTFTATSSEVGSLTNMKAQRYNGADGHWDSPLPGQASSSNSVTVPNVSTFSPWTLVDGNSTLPVELTAFNASLENQDVIINWTTASELNNDYFTLEKTQDFKTFYEVKVVKGHGTTQNENNYKVIDNSPLAGVSYYRLTQTDFDGASETFKAVRIENNSVFDSFNVYPNPNNGQGINLEITGMSKGESIPVSIINMTGVVVYSTEITFNEGVQSTKTIDFTEALAPGVYLIKAGNDQLQKLVVRN; translated from the coding sequence ATGAGAAAGTTGGTTTTAATGCTTTTAATTACTGTAACGTCAGTAGTTAAAGGGCAGGTTATTTGGGAGGAAAATTTTGATGATTTGGGAGATAACCAGCAGTCAGATGCTGGAGCCACCGCATGGACAACTACACAGCCAGTTGGGAACTCTCCATATAAAGTGTTTCAGACACAAACTTATCCAGGTGTAGGTCGTGTTTTCATTGCCAATGACACTGGCAATGAAGGAATTTGGACATCTGAAGTGATCGATATTAGCAGCTATTCAGAAGTAGCGTTAGAAGCTTTTCTAGGTGTATATTGGGCTAATACTACCGATTATGTTAGAGCATATTATCAATTAGATGGCGGTCCTGAGGTTATGTTTGGAGAAATGATGGGACTACCCAACTTCCAAACTCAATCTGCAGCCAGCGCCATTGTTTCTGGCAGCACCTTAAGAATTATTGTTAGAGCTTTAGACACTAACACAGGAAGCTATTATGGTTACCCTAGAATGCTTGGGTTCGATAACATTAAGGTCTCTAAAATCACTTATATATACTCTCGCCAATCTGGCAACTGGAACGACACTAACTCATGGTCTACTATAGGTTACGGTGGCACTTCTTGTGGTTGTACTCCAAATAGTGACACTCACGCGTTTGTAGGTAACGGCAATACCATAAATATGAACGTTGGCGGCCAAAGTGCTGGAGTAACCGTAGAAGGCAGCGGCCATATCCAATACACTGGAAATAATTCACTGAACATTATCAGAGGTGGTGTTTTAGAGGTAAATAGCGCAGGCGATATTTTAAAGAATGGCAATAATGGTGCGTCAGTAACCTTCGCTACTTATAGCTATAATGTAAGAGTAGACGGCACACTTAACGTGGGAAGCATCACCGTAGACGGAGCCCACTTTGCTTTATCTGGCTCTGGAAATGTTAATTTATCAGGAAGCCTCACTTTCAATAACCTTAATGGCCATTCAATATCCAATGGCATTACAGGCGGCTTAACTATTGGAAGTGAACTTCTGTTCAATTCCAATTCCGCGAATTTTTCCATGGTTAACTCTGGAAAGATGACCGTAACCAATCGCATTCGTTTTGAAAATACGCAGGTAGCCATAATTAACAGCGGTACGCTAACCACTGGATCTAATGGGATTTTGGTAAGCAACAGCGATGATGACGGTAACTCCATCACTAACAGCGGAACGCTAACGTTCGGCACTATGAATTTAAATAATGCTGATTTCACCATTAATAATTCAGGGACATTAAACCAGACCGGAAGCTTCACCAATGTAGACGCCAGCAATACTGTTTTTAATAACTTGACCAACGGTACATGGAACTATAGTGGCTCTGCTACCACAACTAAAATGAACCTGGCAGCTGCTAACAATAACTTCTATTTCAGTAGAAGTGGAAATCAAACTATTTTCACACCTTCAAACGGAAGCTATTATAACCTCTTTGTTTCAGGCACAGGTACAAAAACCGCTACATCTACTATAACCGTACGAGACAACCTGTCTATCTCAGGCGCAAACTTAGATATGACTAATAATGGCTACGGACTTAATATAGGCGGTGACTGGACGGTGAGCACTTCCAGCGACCTTTTCATACAAAGAAACGGAACGGTAACCTTTAACGGAACTGGTACTCAAACCATTAGAACGGCTAATGGCACCGAAACTTTCAACAACCTAACTATTGATAAAAGTAGTGGTGCTTTAGTATTAGATGCTCCATCTACGAACATAGCTGTAGCTGGTACATTGGCTTTAAATAACGGTCAGTTGAATCTGAATGGAAGATCTATCAGCATTACCAATGGAAGCCCAAGTGCCATTACCAGAACTAACGGATACATCAGAAGTGAAAGCACCATATATCCTTATAGCCCAATATCATGGTCTGTAGGAAATGCCACTGGTGACTTTACCTTCCCATTCGGTAAATCAGATTCAGAATATATTCCATTCAACTTCAGCATAACAGGTGCTGGCGGAGGAGCCACTACCGTTTCTGTAGCTACATATGGAACAGGAGCAGATAATAATCCATATCCAAATGGAGTAAGCTCACTGGAAGGCGAAGAAGGTGTAAACTTAAGCTCAGAAGTAGTAGATCGTTTCTGGCAAATAGATGTAACAGGTTCACCTACAGCTACTGTAACATTTACTGCTACCTCATCAGAAGTAGGAAGTTTAACCAACATGAAGGCCCAAAGATATAATGGAGCCGATGGTCATTGGGACTCTCCACTACCTGGACAGGCTAGCTCTAGCAATTCTGTAACTGTGCCTAATGTTAGTACATTTTCACCCTGGACATTGGTAGACGGCAATAGCACTTTACCTGTAGAACTGACAGCTTTTAATGCCTCTCTGGAAAACCAGGATGTAATCATTAACTGGACTACAGCATCAGAGCTGAATAATGACTATTTCACTCTTGAAAAAACGCAGGATTTTAAAACATTCTATGAGGTAAAAGTGGTGAAAGGACATGGCACTACTCAGAATGAAAACAACTATAAAGTAATTGACAACTCGCCACTTGCTGGGGTGTCTTACTATAGATTAACTCAAACTGATTTTGATGGAGCATCTGAAACTTTCAAAGCAGTAAGAATAGAAAATAACAGTGTCTTTGACTCATTCAACGTGTATCCTAATCCTAACAATGGACAGGGAATAAATCTTGAGATCACGGGTATGAGCAAAGGAGAAAGCATCCCTGTAAGCATAATCAATATGACAGGGGTGGTGGTTTATTCCACCGAAATTACCTTTAATGAAGGCGTTCAATCTACTAAAACTATTGACTTTACGGAAGCGTTGGCTCCCGGTGTTTACCTTATAAAAGCCGGAAACGACCAGCTTCAGAAGTTAGTGGTAAGAAATTAA
- a CDS encoding YciE/YciF ferroxidase family protein, with protein MSKMKTLQDLLEHQLKDLYSAETQILDALPKMIDKASNSSLKKAFESHMEETKGQKQRLEQACKVLDIDPDGEKCKAIAGIISEAADFMKENAEPEVMDAGLIAQGQRVEHYEIAGYGTALHYAKKVGAQEVADLLAETLEQEKDADEKLNDLAIEKINDKAMA; from the coding sequence ATGAGTAAGATGAAAACGTTGCAGGATCTACTGGAGCACCAGTTAAAAGACCTGTATAGTGCCGAAACACAAATATTAGATGCTTTACCTAAAATGATTGATAAGGCCTCTAATTCAAGTTTGAAAAAGGCCTTTGAATCTCACATGGAAGAGACTAAAGGGCAGAAGCAAAGATTAGAGCAAGCTTGTAAGGTGCTGGATATAGATCCTGATGGAGAAAAATGTAAAGCAATAGCAGGAATTATTAGTGAGGCCGCAGATTTTATGAAGGAAAATGCAGAACCTGAAGTAATGGACGCCGGACTAATTGCTCAAGGACAGCGAGTGGAGCATTATGAAATAGCAGGATATGGTACTGCCTTACATTATGCTAAGAAGGTAGGAGCCCAGGAAGTCGCCGATCTTTTAGCTGAAACACTAGAGCAGGAAAAGGATGCTGACGAAAAGCTTAATGATTTAGCCATTGAGAAGATCAATGATAAAGCAATGGCCTAA
- a CDS encoding IS3 family transposase has product MVKHTNFYSILQAKNDLFEFIEIWYNRKRKHSHLGYKTPEQFNNHNYSKCA; this is encoded by the coding sequence CTGGTCAAGCATACCAATTTCTATAGTATTCTTCAAGCCAAGAATGACCTGTTCGAATTCATAGAAATATGGTATAATAGAAAAAGAAAACATTCACACTTAGGATATAAAACGCCTGAACAATTTAATAATCATAACTATTCAAAATGTGCTTAA
- a CDS encoding RHS repeat-associated core domain-containing protein, which yields MTRFSSTYLTLTILVFLPFLSSAQTENTYLIDLGSTSTPTVGNWNNVPGDQDDDITISNLITDDGQSSTINFVVASAADHAYGDQTGVNTEGYNGVALGYPASACRDSYFSFSSGGSYKLTGLALNKQYSIKIFASRAASSGGRVGKYIMGGETLTLDAQNNTTNTIIFENLAADSNGELVMDFAPQSGSTFGYINVIEIIESSVSINAPTNLLASLSGVNTVILSWDDNSNNETGFTVERRVMGSGSFTVIDIGAGATSYTDAGLSYSTSYEYRIKAYNNDNESTTTSLVSIQTEADPNQAPGEVEAVYLIDLGSPNTLTAGNWNNVSGEQEAGIAIAGLISDQGVSSGINFVINSAADHEYGDGTGVNVYGYNGATLGYPISACSDSYFAYSTGGEYKFTGLNASNKYSIEIFGSRGVVAADRVGSYSINGLTLTLDAQNNSTSTIQFNDLQSDTNGEISLSFAPASGSSFGYINVITLVETPQEPEPYIEPTTELSQNPQYNGNISAIKWKTHGDETEQLYTYQYDAMNRITEANYAQGTSVANTWTTLSGQGGFSVPKVDYDLNGNIQHLNRQAIEQEMKVIDQLTYTYQKGNQLSKVDDEAGSGGFKDGNKSGDDYEYDQNGNMTKDLNKDIIEITYNHLNLPKKVTKEDGQYILYIYDAAGMKLAQEVHAADNALIKRTDYMGEFIYETQGAGSSELQLIQHEEGRIVPDATNGGWEYQYHLKDHLGNTRLTFTSKPKTHEFNLFYENTTGAMVTVGGEDKVDDTDMLSEEDADNIYTDNAYDHTDAGTTYQNTYVLNGNESSRAGSLVPLTVGAGDKVNVSVNVKLLNITSNQVNTPEAIGVILNNLLTAHTVLGGYEASNSINNGYGYSGGLLGTDSFSINDTVPMVFLNMLFIPEDGVATITESELKYKQVTDANNKWELLTLPEFTAPSAGTIMVYVSNESNTQLDAYFDDMQLTLEEMPIIQTDNYYPFGLAFNSYQRVTAKKNKFLYNGKERVSDLGLNWDDYGARMYQSELGRFFVQDRFSEKYAPISPYNYVGNNPILFKDHNGDSLILAFDNISAVLSFARRTLESLDGGNFKLKLSSTGEVDKNGHDYMNVQLEGGDPSKLSSGGSQFYQGLTKVIDSDESVKIGVGYGDPNVHTGHYAQKRIDMADIEQWPALNHSVSSQNGPTDAGKMIHEIWEQYKMTKYKDPEGSNVYYNKSHGLGKAYTGSALYWEDKVNNNDRLMDWSDKGVVQQYRLKNGSVVKYEIILRPVIIVVPYKGKNGIK from the coding sequence ATGACTAGATTTTCATCAACCTACCTGACTTTAACAATATTAGTATTTCTTCCTTTCTTGAGCAGTGCTCAGACGGAGAATACTTACTTAATCGATCTTGGCAGCACCTCCACGCCTACGGTAGGTAATTGGAATAACGTTCCAGGAGATCAGGATGACGATATTACCATTAGTAACCTGATTACCGATGACGGTCAAAGTAGTACAATTAACTTTGTGGTGGCATCCGCAGCAGACCATGCCTATGGAGACCAAACCGGTGTAAACACAGAAGGTTATAATGGTGTAGCTCTTGGGTATCCAGCATCAGCCTGTAGAGATAGTTACTTTTCATTTAGTAGTGGCGGTAGCTATAAACTCACCGGCTTAGCCCTGAATAAACAATACTCCATAAAGATTTTTGCTTCCCGGGCAGCCAGCTCCGGCGGTAGAGTAGGTAAATATATTATGGGAGGCGAGACCCTCACCTTAGATGCACAGAATAATACTACCAATACAATAATTTTTGAAAATCTGGCAGCAGATTCTAATGGAGAGCTGGTGATGGATTTTGCGCCTCAGTCTGGTTCCACGTTTGGTTATATCAATGTAATAGAAATTATAGAATCATCAGTATCAATCAATGCGCCCACTAATCTATTGGCCTCATTATCAGGAGTTAATACCGTTATCCTGAGTTGGGATGATAATTCAAATAATGAAACCGGATTTACTGTAGAGCGAAGAGTTATGGGCTCAGGTTCATTTACAGTCATAGATATTGGGGCTGGGGCTACCAGTTATACTGATGCCGGTCTTAGTTATAGTACAAGTTATGAATACAGAATCAAAGCTTATAATAATGATAACGAATCCACTACCACTTCACTTGTTTCTATACAGACAGAAGCGGATCCTAATCAAGCCCCAGGAGAAGTTGAGGCTGTTTACCTAATAGACCTTGGCAGTCCAAATACTCTCACCGCTGGAAACTGGAATAACGTAAGTGGGGAACAGGAAGCTGGTATAGCTATCGCTGGGCTCATTAGTGACCAAGGTGTGAGTAGTGGAATTAATTTTGTAATAAATAGTGCCGCTGATCACGAGTATGGAGATGGTACTGGAGTCAATGTGTATGGTTACAATGGTGCAACTTTGGGATATCCAATCTCAGCTTGTTCAGATAGTTATTTTGCGTACAGTACTGGGGGTGAGTATAAATTTACGGGTTTAAATGCATCTAATAAATACTCTATAGAAATTTTTGGGTCCCGGGGAGTGGTTGCTGCTGATAGAGTAGGTAGCTATTCCATAAACGGATTAACGCTGACCCTTGATGCGCAAAATAATAGTACTAGTACCATTCAGTTTAATGATTTACAGTCCGATACTAATGGAGAAATATCTCTTAGTTTTGCGCCCGCCTCAGGCTCTAGTTTTGGTTATATAAATGTCATTACGCTGGTAGAGACACCCCAGGAACCAGAGCCATATATAGAGCCAACTACAGAGCTATCTCAAAATCCTCAATACAACGGCAACATCTCAGCCATAAAATGGAAAACCCATGGCGATGAAACTGAGCAGCTATACACCTACCAGTATGATGCTATGAACAGGATTACTGAAGCCAACTACGCGCAAGGCACCTCAGTAGCTAATACCTGGACTACACTATCTGGCCAGGGAGGTTTTAGCGTGCCGAAGGTGGACTATGATCTGAATGGTAACATCCAGCACCTGAACCGCCAGGCTATTGAGCAAGAAATGAAGGTGATCGATCAGCTGACTTACACCTACCAAAAAGGAAATCAGCTCAGCAAAGTAGATGATGAAGCTGGTTCAGGCGGCTTTAAAGACGGCAACAAGAGCGGTGATGACTATGAATATGATCAAAATGGTAACATGACCAAAGACCTGAATAAGGACATCATAGAGATCACTTATAACCACCTGAACTTACCTAAGAAAGTAACAAAGGAAGATGGCCAGTATATACTTTACATCTACGATGCTGCCGGTATGAAACTAGCCCAGGAAGTACACGCTGCTGATAATGCATTGATCAAGCGCACCGACTATATGGGTGAGTTCATATATGAGACACAAGGTGCTGGATCATCAGAACTACAACTGATCCAACACGAAGAAGGCAGAATAGTGCCCGACGCTACCAACGGAGGTTGGGAGTACCAGTACCATTTAAAAGACCATTTGGGTAATACCAGACTGACCTTTACTTCTAAGCCCAAGACCCATGAGTTTAACCTGTTCTATGAGAATACTACTGGTGCCATGGTAACGGTAGGCGGCGAAGATAAGGTGGATGATACCGACATGCTGTCAGAGGAGGATGCGGATAATATTTATACCGACAATGCCTACGACCATACCGATGCCGGTACTACTTACCAGAATACCTATGTGCTTAATGGAAACGAAAGTTCAAGGGCAGGTTCACTGGTACCACTAACCGTAGGGGCTGGCGACAAGGTGAATGTATCCGTAAATGTTAAACTGCTCAACATTACCAGTAACCAGGTAAACACCCCCGAAGCTATAGGAGTAATATTAAACAACTTACTAACGGCTCACACGGTACTCGGAGGCTACGAAGCATCCAATAGCATCAATAATGGCTATGGATACAGCGGTGGTTTACTAGGCACAGACAGCTTTTCAATAAACGATACTGTACCTATGGTATTCCTAAACATGTTGTTTATCCCAGAAGACGGAGTAGCCACCATCACCGAGAGCGAACTAAAATACAAGCAGGTAACAGATGCCAATAATAAATGGGAGCTACTTACCTTGCCCGAGTTCACAGCCCCATCAGCCGGAACCATCATGGTGTATGTCAGCAACGAAAGCAACACCCAGCTAGACGCTTACTTCGATGATATGCAACTGACCTTAGAAGAAATGCCAATTATCCAGACGGATAATTACTATCCTTTCGGTCTGGCTTTTAACTCTTATCAGAGGGTGACGGCTAAGAAGAATAAGTTCCTTTATAATGGGAAAGAACGCGTATCAGATTTAGGTCTTAATTGGGATGACTACGGGGCTAGAATGTACCAGTCTGAATTAGGAAGGTTCTTTGTACAAGATAGATTTAGTGAAAAGTATGCTCCAATCTCTCCTTATAATTATGTGGGTAACAATCCAATTTTGTTTAAAGATCATAATGGAGATAGTTTGATCTTGGCCTTTGATAATATTTCCGCTGTTTTGTCTTTCGCTCGACGAACCTTGGAATCATTAGATGGAGGAAATTTTAAGTTAAAATTATCTTCTACAGGTGAAGTAGATAAAAATGGACACGATTATATGAATGTTCAACTGGAAGGTGGAGATCCAAGTAAGCTAAGTTCCGGAGGGTCTCAATTTTATCAAGGATTAACAAAAGTAATTGATTCCGATGAGTCAGTTAAAATAGGTGTAGGTTATGGAGATCCAAATGTTCATACCGGACATTATGCTCAAAAGAGAATTGATATGGCTGATATTGAACAATGGCCAGCTTTAAATCATTCGGTTTCATCTCAAAATGGGCCTACAGACGCAGGAAAAATGATTCATGAGATATGGGAACAATATAAGATGACTAAGTATAAAGATCCAGAAGGGAGTAACGTGTATTATAATAAATCTCATGGATTGGGTAAAGCATATACCGGATCAGCATTATATTGGGAAGATAAAGTTAATAACAATGACAGACTCATGGACTGGAGTGATAAAGGAGTAGTACAACAATATAGACTAAAAAATGGTTCTGTAGTTAAGTATGAAATTATACTTCGACCAGTTATTATTGTAGTACCTTATAAAGGAAAAAATGGGATTAAGTAA